A genomic region of Papaver somniferum cultivar HN1 chromosome 7, ASM357369v1, whole genome shotgun sequence contains the following coding sequences:
- the LOC113294805 gene encoding single myb histone 3-like → MGAPKQKWTAEEEEALKAGVNKHGTGKWKNIQKDPEYTHILAARSNIDLKDKWRNMSVSATGEGSRPKGVKAAAAVAATTPKVPKTQSAIAIFQSSSSSQTTEEAKDKVLVDHTKNTTDGKPPPRYNAMILEALSNIKDPNGADIGAIDDFIERRHEVPSNFRRLLSSKLRRLVAQDKLEKVQNYYKIKKDATFGTRSHPKAKESQAKKSPDCRFPGSTIMESSIFTAQKIAEAENKSFVASEAVKEAERVEGMAEHSACMKQFFEDILEQCKRGEPVIMAF, encoded by the exons ATGGGAGCTCCGAAGCAGAAATGGACagccgaagaagaagaagcactAAAAGCTGGTGTTAACAAGCACGGAACAGGAAAATGGAAAAACATTCAAAAAGATCCTGAATACACTCATATTCTTGCCGCTCGTTCCAACATTGATTTaaag GATAAATGGAGGAACATGAGTGTAAGTGCAACTGGGGAGGGCTCTAGGCCAAAAGGTGTTAAGGCAGCCGCAGCAGTAGCAGCAACCACACCAAAGGTGCCAAAGACTCAATCAGCCATAGCCATCTTTCAATCTTCTTCATCCTCTCAAACTACCGAGGAAGcaaaagataaagttttggtagATCACACAAAGAACACAACAGACGGGAAGCCTCCACCTCG ATACAATGCGATGATACTTGAAGCACTTTCTAACATTAAAGATCCCAATGGAGCAGATATTGGTGCTATCGACGACTTTATTGAG CGAAGGCATGAAGTGCCATCTAACTTTAGAagattgttaagttcaaagttgaGAAGGCTTGTTGCACAGGACAAACTTGAAAAG GTCCAGAATTATTACAAGATCAAGAAAGATGCCACGTTTGGAACAAGATCACACCCAAAAGCCAAAGAAAGCCAAGCAAAGAAATCACCCGACTGTAGGTTTCCTGGTTCCACAATTATGGAATCCTCAATATTTACGGCCCAGAAAATTGCTGAGGCCGAAAACAAATCATTTGTGGCGTCTGAGGCAGTTAAGGAAGCAGAGAGGGTAGAAGGGATGGCTGAACACTCAGCATGCATGAAGCAGTTTTTCGAAGACATATTGGAACAAT GCAAGCGTGGTGAACCTGTGATCATGGCTTTCTGA